A window of Bacteroidota bacterium genomic DNA:
AAACAGGAGCGTAACCGAAAGCAGCGCGAAGATAAGCGCCAAATATCTGCCTTCGCGGCTGGAGGGAAGTATTCTCACGCCGTGTTAATGTCCTTCAAGCCGGGTTCGGTTCGTATCTTTGTAGTTTCCAACGAAATTCAAATAATGTCATTCAAACGTCGGACAATCATGGCAGGCGAGCTTCGCCAGTCCAATATCGGAGAGCAAGTCGTACTTAATGGCTGGATTGCAAGCGCCCGCGATCTTGGCGGCGTCCTCTTCTTCGATGTTCGAGATCGATCCGGCAAATGCCAGTGCGTGATCCAGCCCGATGCCGAAACGTCTTCGCTGTATGAAGAGGGGCGGGTCTTGCGCTCAGAATTTGTGATTGCCGTTCAAGGTACGGTCCGGCAGCGTGAGAATCCGAATCCGAAACTTCCAACGGGCGAGATCGAATTGCTGGTTGACTATCTCGAAATCTTGAATCAATCGGCCGTGCCTCCCTTCGAAGTCAAGGAGGATACAACGGCAAACGAAGACCTTCGTCTGAAGTATCGCTATCTCGACCTCCGGCGTCCGAGTTTACAAGAGAAGCTCGCAAAACGACATAAGATCACAAAAACCATCCGTGATTATTTTGATGAGCGCGGATTCCTCGAAATTGAGACTCCGATTTTGATGAAGGCAACGCCTGAGGGTGCCCGCGATTTTTTAGTGCCAAGCCGACTGCATCCCGGATCCTTCTATGCGCTGCCACAATCCCCGCAGCTCTATAAGCAGGTCCTGATGATCTCGGGATTCGACCGGTATTTTCAAATCGCCCGATGCTTCCGCGATGAGGATTTACGCGCTGATCGCCAGCCGGAATTCACGCAGCTCGATGTCGAACTGAGTTTTCCGAATGAATCAGCCATTATGGACGTCATGGAAGGTTGCCTTGCCCGTGTGTGGGCCGAACTCGGTCTCACATTGCCCAAATTTCTTCAATTGAGTTATCACGAAGCCATGAGCCGCTTCGGATCCGATAAGCCGGACCTACGCTATGGGCTTGAGATTCAGACGCTGACCGAAATGGTCAGAAGCAAGACTGAATTCAAAGTTTTCACTGACGTGCTCGAAAAGCGGCATGGAATGATCGGCGCCGTCGTCGCGCCGGGTGGCGCTGCATGGTCACGCAAGCAACTCGACTCATTAACAGACCATGCAAAGGTTTACGGAGCCGGCGGTCTTGTGTGGGTAAAAGTCACTGCCGAGGGCTGTGACTCCAGCGCGAAGAAGTTTTTATCCGAAGACCTGCTGAACGACATTCGCGCCGTCTCCGGTGCTGGCGTTGGCGATCTAATCCTGATCGTAAGTCACGCCAAATGGGAGCGCGCCTGCACAATTCTTGGGGCATTGCGATCCGACCTTGCAGATCGCCTTGGCTTGCTAACAGGCAAGCAATTTGAATTCGCTCCGGCATGGGTCACGAATTTTCCAATGTTCGAGCAAGACGAAGAAACGGGGACATTTACATTTAAGCATCATCCCTTTACTGCTCCGGATCCCCACGACTGGAAACGACGATCCGAAGGTTTGGAACATGTTCGTGCCCGTGCCTATGATATTGTGATCAATGGCTATGAACTTGGATCCGGGTCCATCCGTATTCATGAACGGTCAATGCAGGAACAGGTTTTTACCCTGCTCGGACTTAGCCCAGAGCAACAAATTGAGAAGTTTGGCTTCATCCTCGAGGCTTTTCAATACGGCGCTCCTCCACACGGAGGCATGGCCCTGGGGATCGATCGCATTGTTATGCTCTGCACAGGAACAGAGAATATTCGCGACGTAATAGCATTTCCCAAGACAACCAGCATGCAGAGTCTTATGGACAGTGCACCATCAGTCATTGATTCCAGACAACTGGCTGAATTGAAACTCTCCATAGTTAAATGAAATAGCTTTCCACAAGATTTGCCAAATAAAGTGTGAAACTCTTGTAACATTGGGCCATTCTGGCGTGTCGGTACCACAATGGCCGAAAATTCTAATCATGTCTTCCAAACATGACTTAGACTTCGGGCTTGAGTTATATCCCTCGAATCTTCGGGAGATGTGATTTCAGATCGTTGTTGTCGCAGTCGCTTTGGTAATTGGGATAACATCGTCTTCATTTACAACATAATTCGTCTTACGCTATGAGGAAACTCTACATTGTCTTCCTGGCTGTGCTGCTGATGGGCGCGATCCTATCGCCAAGGCTCTCCCAGGCGCAGCCATACACCATAAACCAATATCTACTACGGACCACGACCGGTTCGGGCAGTAGTTGGCAACCGCTCGCATCAGGTACGGTGCTCTCGGGTCTCCCGAGCTATTACTACAACGTGTCGAGCGCACAGCCATTCCCATTCTCCTTCCGCTTCTTAAACACGACGTATACCAGTAGTAATAGTTTCGTCGTCAACGGATGCGGATCCGTGATTCTAAGCCAGACCTACATCGGCCAGCCATACGACTTTGAGGATGGCTATAATTATGGCTACGATTACGACTACGGTAGTGGGCAGATCTCCAGCGCCTATGATATTCCGTATGACTTCCAATATGGCGAAAGCGGCTACTATTATCCGAACTATAAAGCCGCCGCAATGGAGTACCTGAACTACAATGCCTTCGCTCCCGGAGGCTCGGCGGCGCAAATTCAATGGGCTGTT
This region includes:
- the aspS gene encoding aspartate--tRNA ligase, producing the protein MAGELRQSNIGEQVVLNGWIASARDLGGVLFFDVRDRSGKCQCVIQPDAETSSLYEEGRVLRSEFVIAVQGTVRQRENPNPKLPTGEIELLVDYLEILNQSAVPPFEVKEDTTANEDLRLKYRYLDLRRPSLQEKLAKRHKITKTIRDYFDERGFLEIETPILMKATPEGARDFLVPSRLHPGSFYALPQSPQLYKQVLMISGFDRYFQIARCFRDEDLRADRQPEFTQLDVELSFPNESAIMDVMEGCLARVWAELGLTLPKFLQLSYHEAMSRFGSDKPDLRYGLEIQTLTEMVRSKTEFKVFTDVLEKRHGMIGAVVAPGGAAWSRKQLDSLTDHAKVYGAGGLVWVKVTAEGCDSSAKKFLSEDLLNDIRAVSGAGVGDLILIVSHAKWERACTILGALRSDLADRLGLLTGKQFEFAPAWVTNFPMFEQDEETGTFTFKHHPFTAPDPHDWKRRSEGLEHVRARAYDIVINGYELGSGSIRIHERSMQEQVFTLLGLSPEQQIEKFGFILEAFQYGAPPHGGMALGIDRIVMLCTGTENIRDVIAFPKTTSMQSLMDSAPSVIDSRQLAELKLSIVK